A region of Candidatus Cloacimonadota bacterium DNA encodes the following proteins:
- a CDS encoding trypsin-like peptidase domain-containing protein — protein sequence MFSRRVKYSLIILLLVMCFSTSAFASIPLVDNDGHSPFVKIVDDLIGTVVNIKVEWEVSNNYKQYSSPFPFNDDFFKFFFPQPDNKRRSIGYGSGFIFRKEGKEVYILTNNHVVGKSDDAKITVTLHDQMEYNAEVVGLDDKTDVAVIKIEVEKGADIAIAPLGDSDWIKVGDWVIAIGNPFSENLQGTVTTGVVSAKGRANLNFGEDSPMYQDYIQTDAAINPGNSGGPLVDINGNVIGINAAISSVSGGNIGIGFAIPINIVKALIDDLIDKGFVERAYLGILPQEVTPALQKSLDLPNLEGVLIGKVEDDTPAEKAGLKKRDVIIEFDGEPVKNINKFRLMVANKQVGDKISMTILRDGKKITKTAQLEAYPDTVVAAKSPSKEDGKAWLGIEVKSLDSDFAKQLNLKIDKGVIISKIDVDSPAYDSNLNVGDVILELGDEEIESTKDYNKAVEKLKDSDTESVLLYVLTPPQFYHYVAIKVQ from the coding sequence ATGTTCAGCCGAAGAGTGAAATATTCATTGATCATTCTTTTGTTGGTAATGTGTTTTTCAACAAGCGCATTCGCATCGATTCCACTCGTTGATAATGATGGGCATAGTCCCTTTGTAAAGATCGTTGATGATCTTATCGGGACTGTTGTCAATATCAAAGTTGAATGGGAAGTTTCGAATAATTATAAACAATATTCGTCACCTTTTCCTTTCAATGATGATTTTTTTAAGTTTTTCTTTCCACAGCCGGATAATAAAAGACGTTCCATTGGATACGGCTCCGGTTTTATTTTCAGGAAAGAGGGGAAAGAGGTGTATATTCTCACCAACAATCATGTTGTTGGAAAAAGTGATGACGCAAAGATCACTGTCACACTGCACGATCAGATGGAATATAATGCTGAAGTTGTTGGTTTGGATGACAAAACAGATGTTGCGGTAATAAAGATCGAAGTTGAAAAGGGTGCTGACATCGCTATTGCACCACTTGGTGATTCTGATTGGATAAAAGTTGGTGATTGGGTTATAGCAATTGGTAATCCTTTCTCGGAAAATTTGCAGGGTACGGTAACCACAGGTGTGGTGAGTGCAAAAGGACGGGCGAATCTCAATTTTGGAGAAGATTCACCGATGTATCAGGATTATATTCAAACCGATGCAGCTATCAATCCTGGTAACAGCGGAGGTCCTCTCGTTGATATCAATGGTAATGTGATCGGTATCAATGCTGCGATCTCTTCAGTGAGTGGTGGAAATATTGGTATCGGATTTGCAATTCCAATCAATATTGTAAAAGCTCTTATTGACGATCTGATCGATAAGGGATTTGTCGAGAGAGCATATCTTGGGATTTTACCTCAGGAAGTGACTCCTGCGTTGCAGAAAAGTTTGGATCTCCCGAATCTTGAAGGTGTTCTGATTGGAAAGGTTGAGGATGATACACCCGCAGAAAAAGCTGGATTGAAAAAACGTGATGTGATCATCGAGTTCGATGGAGAACCGGTGAAGAACATCAATAAATTTAGACTTATGGTAGCCAACAAACAGGTCGGTGATAAGATTTCCATGACAATTTTACGTGATGGAAAAAAGATCACCAAGACTGCACAGCTTGAAGCATATCCAGACACGGTTGTTGCAGCAAAATCGCCATCCAAGGAAGATGGAAAAGCATGGCTGGGCATCGAAGTAAAAAGTCTCGATTCGGATTTTGCAAAACAGTTGAATTTGAAAATTGACAAAGGAGTAATCATTTCTAAGATTGACGTTGATTCTCCTGCGTATGATTCAAATCTCAATGTTGGCGATGTCATTCTTGAACTCGGAGACGAGGAGATAGAAAGTACGAAAGATTATAATAAGGCAGTTGAAAAGTTGAAAGACAGCGATACTGAATCCGTGCTTCTCTATGTACTCACCCCTCCGCAGTTCTATCATTATGTAGCGATTAAAGTTCAATAA